The Meiothermus sp. genome segment TATGTTGCCGATGTTTCCGAGCCGGGCCGTGGGGTCAATCAGGATATTCGCGACCTGGCGCTGTCGGGGCGGCTTCGAGGAAGCCTACCAAAAAGCGGTCCTGTGCAAAGTCAAATACCTGCAAAGCAAAGGTATCGAGCCCCATCCTCGCACCCTGGCAGCCTACAAAGCGATCATGGAGCAGCGCGGCGAGGACTGCTAGTTTTGCCCTGGGTACTCCCCAGGGCTTTTTTGGGTGGTCTATTACCCTCCCATCGGCCAGGTTTTGTAATCTATGGGTCATGGCACAACCGCGAACACCCCATCGAGTTAAACGGGGGTCGCTGGTACGAGCTCGCCGTGCGGGGCCGCGGCTTTCGCTGGTATTGCTTGGGCTGGCCCTGCTGGCCCTGGCCGGGGCCCTGGCCTATGGGCCGCAGCTTCAAGAGGTGCAGGCTGGGCTGTTTAGCGAGTACAGAGAAAGTGGCCCCGCCGAGGAACTGAGCCTGGTGGTGGCAGCTCGCGACACCGAATACTGCGGCTACCACACCGCTTGTGGGCCAGGGCTTCGCACCGACACCATCTTCTATGTGCGCCTGCGCGGCTCGGAGGCCACGGTGGTGGCCATTCCCCGCGACCTGCGCTATAGCGGTGAAACCCCTAACGGTTTTTATGATGGCAAGATCAATTCGGTCTACGAGCGGGGCGGTGGGGCCGAGGGCTTGCGCCATGCCGTAGAAAACCTGTTGGGCGTACCGGTTCAGCACCACGTGATCCTGACCTTCGAGGCCGTGATGAAGCTGGTGAATGCAGTGGACGGCGTGGATGTGGTGCTGCCCTATCCGATGAAATACACCGACCGGGCCGCGGGTCTTTTCATAGACTTTCCGGCGGGGCCGCTGCACCTGAACGGGAAAGATGCGGTCAAATACATGCGCTTTCGTCGCTGGGAAGGCTCCGACCTGGGCCGGCTGGACCGCATCAAGGAAGTGATGGGGCTGGCCCTGCGAAAAGCCCAAAGCCCTCGTTACTGGCCGCGCTTACCAGGAGTTGCAGGGGCCGTGTGGAACTCCCTCGAGACCAGCCTTCCCCTCACCGAAGCCCTGCAGCGGCTGCCCAACCTGCAAAGCCTGACCCTTAAGAGCGCAACCCTGCCCACCCTCGAGGAGGGCAGTTTCCTGGTCCTCGACCAGGTCGCCATGCCTTCCTTCACGGCGGGTCTGCTGGGCTACACCCCCGATGCCGAGGTGATGGCCCGAATGGTACAGGCCGAAGCCCTGGGCCTCAAAACCCTGCTCCTAGACCGGAGTGGGGCGGGGCTGGGCGAACGCTACCGGCAGGGCTTTGTGGAGCTGGGCATCCCCCCCCCGGAAGTGCATGCAGGCGAGGTAGGGGGCACCAGCCTGGTGCTGGTGCGCAGTGGGGTCTCGATTGTTGGACGGGAGTCGCCTGCCTTTCTGCTGGCCAAGGACTACGCCGATCTGCTGCACCTGCCACTGGAGACCCGCATCCGCCTCGAGCCCAGGGGCTACGATGTGATTATCGTGCTGGGACCGTCATAATCGGCCACAGGTGATGGTTCCCTGCCCGGCGCTGTTCGCTACTCACCCCTGGGTACCCGATGCTCCTCCTCGGGCAGGGGCTCCTCGTCGGGGTCAAAGGCGTAATAGAGCTTGAGTGGCTGGGTCTCTACCACCCGCAACACTTCGCCACACTCCGGGCACTCCACCTCGAGGCCCACCCACGGGCCCGCTACCTCCACCAACCCGCCACATACCGGACATTTGGCCACTTGCAGGGTTTCCATCCTTCACCTCCCAAGCCAGGGTAGAAGCCGAACCCTTTTGTACAACCTCCAGCATGGCAGCTCAGGCGGGACCGAATGTCCCTGGCTCGAGCATCAATGCCGATGACTCACGGCCAAGTGCCTTAGCCAGTAGCGGGTCAGCACTGTCGCCCTCAACCAGATAATAGCAGGCTGGGCTATAATCGGCTGTACTCGAGGCCAAGCTTATGGCGACTGCAACCATACCCCAAGCCCACATGCTGGAGCGCAACCCCGGCACCCCCTTCGACCCCGGCGCCCTCGAGGGGGCCCTGGTCAACCGAAGCGCCGTTGAGCGCCGGACCGCCACCCTGCCCACCCGCCGCACCGTTAAAAAGGAATGGCAGGCGGCCTGGCTTTTACACGCCATCAAGACCATCGACCTGACCACCCTTTCGGGCGACGACACCCCCGGCACGGTGCGGCGCCTGTGCGCCAAGGCCCGCCAGCCGGTGCGAGCGGAGCTGTTGCACGACCTGGGCCTGCCCCACCTGCGGCTTACCACCGGTGCGGTCTGTGTCTACCACGAGATGGTACCCACCGCCGTGGCGGCGCTCGAGGGCTCCGGCATCCCAGTAGCCGCCGTCTCAACCGGCTTCCCCGCCGGACTCAACCCCCACCGCCTTAAACTGCAAGAGATTGAGGCCTCGGTAGCGGCGGGGGCCAGCGAAATTGACATCGTCATCTCGCGCCGCCATGTGCTCACCGGCAACTGGAAGGCCCTCTACCAGGAGGTGCGCGACTTCCGCGAGGCCTGCGGCCCGGCCCACATGAAAAGCATTCTGGCCGTCGGCGAGCTGGGCACCCTCAAAAACGTCTTCAAAGCCAGCATGGTCTGTATGCAGGCGGGTTCCGACTTCATCAAGACTTCTACCGGCAAGGAAGCGGTGAACGCCACCCTGCAAAACAGCCTGGTGATGGTGCGGGCCATCCGGGCCTACTATGAACAAACCGGCCATAAGGTGGGTTTCAAACCCGCCGGCGGCATCCGCAGCGCCAAGCAGGCCCTGGACTGGCTTATCCTGATGAAAGAGGAACTGGGCCTCGAGTGGATGCAGCCCCATCTGTTCCGCATCGGGGCCAGCGCCCTCTTGAACGACATCGAGCGGCAGCTCGAGCACTTCGCCTACGGGCGCTACGCCTCCATGCAGTACCAGCCGCTGGGGTAGAAAAAGTCCCTTGGCCCGAAGACTTCACCATGGCTTCTATTGCACTTTTCTCCTGAAAGCTAAGAAGCAGAGTTCACCGATATCGAAGCCCGCCCTGAACTGGAGCTAAAGCATGACCCTTACCGAACTTATGGAGACCCTTCCCTATGGCCCCGCCCCGGAAGCCGCCCAACCCGCGCTGGACTGGCTGAAGGCCCACCAGGGCAAATTCGGGCTTTTTATTGGGGGCAAGTGGCGTGACCCGGCCAGCCAGGAATGGTTCGCTACCCTTAACCCGGCCAACGCCCAAAAGCTGGCCGAGGTAGCCCAGGCCAGCGCCGCCGACGTAGACGAGGCCGTCAAGGCTGCCCGCAAAGCTTTTATCGGTTGGAGCCAGACCCCCGGTCACGTGCGGGCCCGCTACCTGTACGCCATGGCCCGGCAGGTGCAGAAGCACGCCCGCCTGTTTGCCGTGCTGGAAACCCTGGACAACGGCAAGCCCATCCGCGAGACCCGCGACATTGACATTCCCCTGGTGGCCCGCCACTTCTACTACCACGCCGGCTGGGCCCAGCTTATGGAAAGCGAGCTGGCGGGCTATGCCCCTCTGGGCGTGGTAGGGCAGATTATCCCCTGGAACTTTCCGCTGCTGATGCTCTCCTGGAAGATTGCCCCAGCGCTGGCCATGGGCAACACGGTGGTGCTCAAGCCCGCCGAGTTTACGCCCCTTACCGCTCTTTTGTTCGCAGAAATCTGTCAGAACATTGGGCTGCCGCCGGGGGTGGTGAACATCATCACCGGCGACGGCAAAACCGGGGCGGCCCTGGTGGAGCATCCGGGGGTGGACAAGATCGCCTTTACCGGCTCGACCGAGGTGGGGCGGCTCATCCGCAAAGCCACAGCGGGCAGCGGCAAAAAGCTCTCCCTCGAGCTCGGTGGCAAATCGCCTTTCCTGGTCTTCGAGGATGCCGACCTGGATAGCGCAGTGGAGGGCGTGGTGGACGCCATCTGGTTCAACCAGGGGCAGGTCTGCTGTGCGGGCTCGAGGCTTCTGGTGCAGGAGGGCATCGCCGAGAGGATGTATGCCAAGCTGCGCGCCCGCATGGAAAAACTGCGCGTAGGCAACCCCCTGGACAAGGCCGTGGACATTGGGGCCATCGTGGCACCGGTTCAGCTGCAGAAAATCCAGCATTTGGTGCAAAAGGGCGTGGAGGAAGGGGCCCGGCTCTGGCAGCCAAGCTGGGCGGTGCCGAGCGAGGGGTGCTTTTACCCCCCCACGCTTTTTACCGAGGTCGCCCCAGCCTCTACCATCGCCCAGGAGGAAATTTTTGGGCCGGTGCTGGCTGCCCTGACCTTCCGCACCCCCGAGGAGGCCGTGCGGCTGGCCAACAACACCCGCTACGGCCTGGCTGCCTCCATCTGGAGTGAGGACATCAATCTGGCCCTGGACATCGCCACCCAGATCAAAGCCGGCACCATCTGGATCAACAGCACCAACCTCTTCGATGCCGCCAGCGGCTTTGGCGGCTACCGTGAGTCGGGCTTTGGGCGCGAGGGGGGCAAGGAGGGGCTGTGGGAGTACGTGAAAAAAGCCGAAAGCCCAAGTCCCAAAGCTCAAAGTCGCAAAACCAGGGCCCCCTCGAGGTCTGCTAAGGAAACACCCCTCCAGCCTGAAACCTTTAGCCTTCAGCCCCCCATAGACCGCACCGCCAAGCTCTTTATCGGCGGCAGGCAGGCCCGGCCCGATAGCGGCTATAGCAAGGCCGTATATGCCCCGGACGGGCAGCTTCTGGGCGAGGTGGGGCTGGGTAACCGCAAGGATATTCGCAATGCGGTGGAGGCTGCCCGCGCGGCTTTTGAGGGCTGGCGCAAGACCAGCGCGCACAACAGGGCGCAAATCCTGTACTTCCTGGCCGAAAACCTGTCCGAGCGGGCCGAGGAGTTTGGCCACCGCATCCACGCACAGACCGGACAGGACGGCCGCGCAGAGGTAGAAACGGCCCTCGAGGCCCTCTTTACTGCCGCCGCCTGGGCCGACAAATACGAAGGGGTAGTCCACCCCACCCCCATCCGCAACGTGACCCTGGCCATACCCGAGCCCATCGGGGTGATGGGCATTCTCTGCCCCGACGACCAGCCGCTGCTCGCGCTGGCCCGGCTGGCCGGAACCGCGCTGGCCCTGGGAAACACCCTGGTGGTGGTGCCCTCGCCGCTGGCCCCCCTGGTCGCTACCGACTTTTATCAGGTGCTCGAGACCTCCGACATCCCTGCGGGCACCTTTAACATAGTGACCGGCGAGCGCGACGAGCTGGCCAAAACCCTGGCCGAACACGACGACGTGGACGCCGTCTGGTACACCGGGCCCCAGGCCGGACATGTGCTGGTCGAGCGGGCCAGCGCCGGGAACATGAAGCGCACCTGGATGTTGCTCCCCAGCGGCCCCCTACCCGACACCGACGAAATCTTGCGCCAGGCCACCCAGGTCAAGAATATCTGGGTTCCGTACGGTGCTTAGCGCTTGTCCGGCACCACAATCCGGCCCGCAACAATGCTTTGCCGAATGGCGTTCACTTCGCGGCGAAGGCTTTCGGACAACAGGGCCTGGTTATAGGTATCGAGGGCATAGCCCAGCCCATTTTCCCGCAAGCCCAGGCTCACCAGACCGCCCTGAAAGCTACCGCGCGCCACCGACTCCACCGCGCGCTGGGCGGCCACATCCACCCGTTTGAGCATGCAGGTCAAGGCGTGGTTCAAAGTGGCCGGGTTGTTGTCGGTGTCGCCCAAAAAGTTCAGGTTGCCGTCCCCCCCAATAAAGAACATGGGGCGGGTATCTCCAGCGCACTCACGGGTGTAGGCCTCGTACTTGGGCACGGTAGCGAAGGGGTTGCTGCGGAAGCGCAAGCCTCGAGGCAGTTCGGCAGCCTTGATACAACGGGTCTGCTTGACGTAGTCAAACACCCCCAGCCCCGAGGCCCCGGCTGCAGCATAGATGATGTCGGCCCCCTGCGACTTTTGGAAGGCGGCAATCTCCTTGGCCCGGGCCGGATCGGAGAAGGCCGCGGGGGTGTTGCCCACATAGTTCACCACCACCCGGCACGCCGGGCAGGCCCGTCGCACCCCTTCGCGGTAGCCCACCTCAAACTTGTGGATGAGCGGAATATCCATTCCCCCCACAAAGCCCACCACGCCGGTCTGGCTGAGCCTTCCTGCAATGTAGCCCACCAAAAAGGTGCCCTCGTTTTCGCGGAATACATACGAGGCTACATTGGGGGCATCGGTGGCGGTGTCGATGAGGGCGAAGCGCTGATCGCGGAATTCACGTGCTGCAGCCGCAATACCGGGTTCGGTGGCGAAACCCAGGCCAATAATGAGGTCAAAGCGCTCGGCGGCGAAGCGACGCACCGCCCCCGGAATCTGCGAGGGGTCGGTGGGCTCGAAGTCGAAGAGACGCCCCCCAAACTGCTGTACCGTTCGCTGCGCCCCACCGTAGGCCACCCCGTTAAAGGTAGGGTCGGTTTTGGCCCCCTCACTGAAGACCATGGCCACGCTGCCCAGAGGCTGCGCCCAGACCAGCCCCACACCCAGCAAAAGCACACCCAGTAGCTTTTTCATGTTGGAAGGGTAGCATAGCCCCTTCTCGGGCTGCAAGCAGTCCAGGGTAAGGCGAAAGATTCTCATCCAAAGGGCCAGCCTGAGACAGTCCCACCGGGTATGGGGTGCCAGAATTGGGCCGGGGCAGGCCCCCTCGAGCGATACGTCTTTGGCCGGCCTCGAGGCTCAGTGCGCAAGGCTAAGAAAATGTGGGCGGTCTAAGTGCGCCCACATTAGATTTTTGTGGTGACGGTTTCGGCGAAAGAAGTGGCCGGTCTTCAAAGCGGCGCAGCTTATGGGCTCCCCTTTTCGGGTAGAGCAAATTCCTAACGTTGTTGTACTTAGTGCACCGGTAACTTGTTTTGCGGCGCGTTTTGAAGCACGTTAATTACTCAGAATTGCGATTTGCAGCTCATTGGGAGGCGCTGAAATGCGAACAGTATTCACAGTATTCTTGGTTACCAGACCCCTAGCGTTGCTGCAAAATCAGGGTGTACGTGTATGAACGGCTCTGATTGGGGGCCAGGGTGAAGCGCAGGCGGTAGCCCTCCGGGAGGCGCTCGAGGCCCTCCCCCTCCAGGGTAAAGGGCTGGGGCATGGCCTCCTGAATTTCCACCTCCACCGCATAGGGCTTGGGGTTTTGCACCTGGGTGGTCACCCGGAAGCGGTTGCGGGCCTGTTGCTCCACCTGCCGGGTGGCCCTGCCTTCGGGGTCAGGACCTAGCATCAGGTTGACCTGGTTGCCTTTGGCCGTATCGCCGGTGGCCGCCTGCCCCACAAACACCCCTTGCTCGCGGACGCTCACCACCCCGGCGGCCAGGTTTTCCGGGGCCGCAAAACGAAAACCCCGCACAAAAGCCAGCTCGCGTTCGGTACTGAAGCCGGTTTGCAAGCGCCACAAATAGACCGGTTGCACCCGGGTGCGAATAAAAGGTAGCTCGGTCAGGCCGGGCTCGAGCGTCACCTCTCCCGGTAAGCGGTAGCGGTAGGTGCCCGCTGCCTCTCCCACGAACTCGGCTTCCGCTACGTCTGAAGCAGCCGGCGCAGCCTGCAACATCCGGGTTTCGGGGCGGGGGGCGGGCACACTAAAGCCTCCTTCCAGCAAAGGCACACTCCCGGCTACCAGGTCGGTGCGGCCCAGTCGCACGGTGCGGCCCAGCCCGTTGGTCAGGGTCGCCCAGCCGGTCAGCTCGCCATCCTCCAGCGTATAGCGCAGGTTCCAGGTCAGGCCTCGAGTCAGATAGGCCAGCGTTCCCGAGCCACCCCCCTGATAGCGAAAGATCACTTTTGGGCCAGGAACAGCACTGAATCCGCCGGGATCGGGATAGGCCACTGTTCCAGGTAGCCCTACCAGGTAACGGCCCTCGTACAGATACAGGTTCCGCTCGGCACTCACCAGGGTGGCCTTGCGCCACTGACCCTCCCAGTAAAACTGCACCTCCTTGCCCACATAGGCAGCCAGAGGACTTTGTTGGGCAGCCACCTGCACCCGGCGCGACTGCTCGCTTACCCCTATCAAGCGCAGGGTTCCCGGCACCAGGCTCTGGAACAGGGTCTCGCCTGGCTCCCAGATCCACTCATTTTGCGGCAGGGTTTGCGACTGCCGAAGCTCGGCAAAGCCCCGATAAATCACGGTTTCTTGTGCCTGAGCCATACCAAATAGCACCACGGCCAACAGCAATAGTTTTCTACCCATACAAGCCAGTAAATCACCCCACCATTGAGGCGAGGTGAGAGCGCATTGACCGATTTTTGAGGTGATTCGTTACCGAACGGTAACGAATCAACAGGGTCGAAGTTATCCTCCTAGCGGAGGGGGCTTCTGCTCGATGGAAGGGAGACGCTTTTTTCGCCGATCGTAAGGAAGGGGTGTGTGTAGGATTCAAAAAGACAGCCTTTGAAGTTTTTGGTTTTGTAAACTGTCTTTTTGAATCAGGTATAAATCAAAAACCCCAGCTTTGGCTGGGGTGTCTGGTTCAAGGTAGCCAGCCTGGCGCCATCGCCTAACTCAGGCCCGGGATGTCGTCGCGAATGCAGGCTTTGAAGTGGCCGGGCGCCACTTCTTTGAGTTCGGGCACGGTATTGGCACACTCGGCAATCGCATAGCGGCAACGGGTGCGGAAAACACAGCCCGAGGGCGGGTTGATGGGGCTGGGTATATCGCCCTGCAGCACGATACGCTCACGCTTGATGGTGGGGTCGGGGGTAGGGATGGCCGATAGCAGGGCCTCGGTGTAGGGGTGGCGCGGCTTCAGGTACAGGTCCCGCGAGGGGGCCAGCTCCATCACCTTACCCAGATACATTACCGCAATGCGGTCGGAGATGTACTCCACCACCGCGAGATCGTGGGCAATGAACAGGATGGTCAGGCCCAGTTGCTCTTTGAGATCTTGCAGCAGGTTAACCACCTGGGCCTGAATCGAAACGTCCAGAGCCGAGACCGGCTCATCCGCCACGATGAACTCGGGGCGTACCGCCAGCGCACGGGCAATCCCAATACGCTGACGCTGCCCACCCGAAAACTCGTGGGGATAGCGGCGCACGTGGTCGGGGTTGAGGCCCACCAGTTGCAGCAGTTCGGCCACGCGATCGTTGCGGGCCTGGGCGGAACCTTCCAGGTTGTGGATGACCAGCGGCTCGGCAATGATGTCACCCACCGTCATGCGCGGGTTGAGCGAGGCAAAGGGATCCTGGAAGATGATCTGCATCTTGCGGCGATAGGTGCGGAGTTGGTTCTTGGGAATGTGCGTGATGTCTTGCCCTTGGAAGCTGATGGTTCCTTCGGTGGGTTCAATCAGGCGCAGGATGGTGCGGCCCACGGTGGTCTTACCCGAACCGGACTCCCCTACCAGGCCCAACACCTCGCCTTTCTTCACCCCAAAGCTCACGTCGTTGACCGCCTTAACATTGGCCACTACCCGGGAAAGAATCCCCCCGCGAATAGGGAACCACTTCTTGAGATGGGTCACCTCAACCAGGTTAGCCGTTGTGGTTTCAGGAACAACCGCGCTCATGCTCCCACCACCTCACCTTTTTGGATCTCGGCCCAGCGCACACAGCGCACCATGTGACCGTTGCCGGCATCTTGCAAGACGGGTATGTCCTGGTCACACAGGCCCGGCTTGAAGAATTTGCAGCGCGGGTGGAAGGCACAGCCCTGGGGCAGGTTGAGCGGGTTGGGTACGTTGCCCGGAATAGCCTCCAGGCGCTGTTGGTGGGTAGCCGCCAGGTCGAGCCGGGGCACCGAGTTCAAAAGACCCATGGTGTAGGGGTGCAGGGGCTTTTTGAAGGTGGGCACCACATCGGCTTCTTCCACAGCCCGCCCCGCGTACATCACCACCACCCGGTCGGCCATCTCGGCCACTACACCCAGGTTGTGGGTAATGAACAGGATGCTCATGCCAATCTCTTCCCGCAGCTTGTTCATGAGTTCCAGAATCTGGGCCTGAATGGTCACATCTAAGGCGGTGGTGGGCTCATCCGCAATGAGGAGGGAGGGATTGCAGGAGAGCGCCATGGCGATCATCACACGCTGGCGCATCCCGCCCGACATCTGGTGAGGATAGTTGGACAGGCGTTTTTTAGGTTCAGGGATGCCAACCAGATCAAGCATCTCGGCGGCCTGATCCAGGGCTTCCTTTTTGCTCTTGCCCTGGTGCAGCACGATGGCCTCAGCGATCTGGTCACCCACGGTATACACCGGGTTGAGACTGGTCATGGGCTCCTGGAAGATCATGGCAATGTCGTTGCCACGAATCTTGCGCATGGTGGCCTCATCTTCCTTGACCAGATCCCGGGTTTTGCCATCTTTACCCCTAAAAAGCACTTGCCCACCAACTATCTTGCCGGGGGGGTTGGGAATCAGGCGCATCATGGCCAGGCTGGCAACCGACTTCCCTGAGCCCGATTCGCCCACTACCGCCAGGGTCTCGCCTTTGTCAATGTGGAAAGACACCCCGTCTACGGCCTTAACCACCCCGTCGTCGGTGAAAAAGTGAACCTTCAGGTCTGTAACATCCACCAACCGTTTCTCGTCCATTCCCACTCCTAAATCACTGCAACAGCAGGTTGCGACATTATATCGCCCTCGAGGCCACATTCATCAAAAAACCATCGCCCTACACTTTGGTGCGAGGGTCGAGGGCATCGCGCAAACCGTCCCCCATGAAATTGTAGGCCAGCACCGCCAGCAGGATAAAAAAGCCCGGAATCAGAAGCCAGGGCCGCTCGCTAAAAGCTGTGATGCCGGTAGCCTGGGCCTTGGAAAGCATCAGCCCCCAGGAGGTGGCCGGTTCCTGGATGCCCAGCCCCAGGAAGGAGAGACCCGACTCGCCCAGGATGAAACCCGGAATGGCCAGCGTGACGGCCACAATCAAATAGGTGTAGGTTCCTGGCAGCACGTGTCGAATGATGATCCGGGCATCCCCGGCTCCCAGGGCCTGCGCGGCCTGAGCAAACTCCATCTCGCGCAGTTGCAGCACCTGGCTGCGAATAATGCGGGCCAGCCCGCCCCAGTTCACAAAGGAGAGAATGGTCACCACCAGCACAAAGCGCACCGCAGGCGGCACTTCCATGGGGATGAGCACCGAAAGGATGATCAGCAAGAACAAATCGGGGATGGCCGCCAGCACCTCCACCGCACGCATGATGATGGTGTCCAGATCCAGTTCGATGCGCGGCCAGAGCAGGATATACCCAATAGCCCCCAGCAGTGCTGCACCAATCAAACCCGCGATGATGGCTTCCAGACCCCGGCTGCTCTGCCAGAAGCCCCAGACCGTAATCCACAGCAGCCAGGCCATCCCCCCCCAGGCCGAAAGCCAGAGCAGGACCCTTGCCAGATGGCTACGCCAGACCAGGAAATACATCAGCACACCCAGCCCCACCAGGCCCAGCACTAATCCCAGACCCCCCAGGGCCAGGGTACTGACGCGCTGAAGGTCGGGCCGGATGTAGCGCTCGTAACCCTGGCCCATTCCCCAAAGCAAAGCAGCTATCAGAACCAAACCCAAAAGCGCCAGCAGATGATCCAGCGGGCGGCTACCCCGCACAAACTCCCAGAAGCGAGGGTTCAATAGCCCGATACTGAAAGTGACCGGTCGGCCAGCGTAGAAGCCAGAGATACTACCCATCAGGATGCCGATCACAAGAGCCAGGGCCACCGCAAAGATACCAATGGTCAGGCTGATGCGGGCCCCAAACCAGATGCGACCCCACACATCGCGGCCAAAGTCGTCGGTACCCCACAAAAAGAGTTTGGCCTGGTCTTCCAGCAGCCAGGGGCCCCCCATCAGGCGCAGGTCGGTGGGAATAAGCCCCAGAAAACGATAGGGCTCACCCTGGACGAAGAAATAAATAGGATAGCGGCCCTTCTCGCAGTCGGTGATGACCTCGACCTTGAAGGTCTCGAGGTTCCGGCGCCGCTCGGCAGCGCACACATAGGGCCGGGTCAACCTTCCGTTTTCGTCACGCCAAAAAATTTGGGTGGGTGAGGCAAAAGAGAAATCGCGGAAGCTCTTCTCTTCTGGATAAGGTGCCAGGAAGTCGGCAAACAGGGCTCCTAGGTAAAACACCAACAGAACCGCTGCACCCAGGCGAGCCAGAGGATGCCGCTTAAAGCGAATCCAGGCTTGCTGGAAAAAACTCCGGTTGGCCTGAGGGGTGGCTTTCATTTGCACTCTTGGAATCATGCACGTTCCCCCTAGCTGTAGCGGATGCGCGGGTCTACCCAGGCCAGCAAGAGATCCGAAACCACGTTGCCAATCATCAGCAAGACGGTGGTGATGGTGATGAGGCCCATAATCACATAGATGTCAATGGCCGAGATGGCCTCCAAAAGCGCAGGGGTAATGCCCGGCCAGGCCATGGTGACCTCCACCAGTCCAGCACCCCCAATCAGGCCCGGCAACAACCCCCCAATCCCAGCGATGAAGGGAATCACAGCGTTGCGCAGG includes the following:
- a CDS encoding LCP family protein; this encodes MAQPRTPHRVKRGSLVRARRAGPRLSLVLLGLALLALAGALAYGPQLQEVQAGLFSEYRESGPAEELSLVVAARDTEYCGYHTACGPGLRTDTIFYVRLRGSEATVVAIPRDLRYSGETPNGFYDGKINSVYERGGGAEGLRHAVENLLGVPVQHHVILTFEAVMKLVNAVDGVDVVLPYPMKYTDRAAGLFIDFPAGPLHLNGKDAVKYMRFRRWEGSDLGRLDRIKEVMGLALRKAQSPRYWPRLPGVAGAVWNSLETSLPLTEALQRLPNLQSLTLKSATLPTLEEGSFLVLDQVAMPSFTAGLLGYTPDAEVMARMVQAEALGLKTLLLDRSGAGLGERYRQGFVELGIPPPEVHAGEVGGTSLVLVRSGVSIVGRESPAFLLAKDYADLLHLPLETRIRLEPRGYDVIIVLGPS
- the deoC gene encoding deoxyribose-phosphate aldolase — protein: MATATIPQAHMLERNPGTPFDPGALEGALVNRSAVERRTATLPTRRTVKKEWQAAWLLHAIKTIDLTTLSGDDTPGTVRRLCAKARQPVRAELLHDLGLPHLRLTTGAVCVYHEMVPTAVAALEGSGIPVAAVSTGFPAGLNPHRLKLQEIEASVAAGASEIDIVISRRHVLTGNWKALYQEVRDFREACGPAHMKSILAVGELGTLKNVFKASMVCMQAGSDFIKTSTGKEAVNATLQNSLVMVRAIRAYYEQTGHKVGFKPAGGIRSAKQALDWLILMKEELGLEWMQPHLFRIGASALLNDIERQLEHFAYGRYASMQYQPLG
- a CDS encoding aldehyde dehydrogenase family protein, with amino-acid sequence MTLTELMETLPYGPAPEAAQPALDWLKAHQGKFGLFIGGKWRDPASQEWFATLNPANAQKLAEVAQASAADVDEAVKAARKAFIGWSQTPGHVRARYLYAMARQVQKHARLFAVLETLDNGKPIRETRDIDIPLVARHFYYHAGWAQLMESELAGYAPLGVVGQIIPWNFPLLMLSWKIAPALAMGNTVVLKPAEFTPLTALLFAEICQNIGLPPGVVNIITGDGKTGAALVEHPGVDKIAFTGSTEVGRLIRKATAGSGKKLSLELGGKSPFLVFEDADLDSAVEGVVDAIWFNQGQVCCAGSRLLVQEGIAERMYAKLRARMEKLRVGNPLDKAVDIGAIVAPVQLQKIQHLVQKGVEEGARLWQPSWAVPSEGCFYPPTLFTEVAPASTIAQEEIFGPVLAALTFRTPEEAVRLANNTRYGLAASIWSEDINLALDIATQIKAGTIWINSTNLFDAASGFGGYRESGFGREGGKEGLWEYVKKAESPSPKAQSRKTRAPSRSAKETPLQPETFSLQPPIDRTAKLFIGGRQARPDSGYSKAVYAPDGQLLGEVGLGNRKDIRNAVEAARAAFEGWRKTSAHNRAQILYFLAENLSERAEEFGHRIHAQTGQDGRAEVETALEALFTAAAWADKYEGVVHPTPIRNVTLAIPEPIGVMGILCPDDQPLLALARLAGTALALGNTLVVVPSPLAPLVATDFYQVLETSDIPAGTFNIVTGERDELAKTLAEHDDVDAVWYTGPQAGHVLVERASAGNMKRTWMLLPSGPLPDTDEILRQATQVKNIWVPYGA
- a CDS encoding BMP family protein, producing MKKLLGVLLLGVGLVWAQPLGSVAMVFSEGAKTDPTFNGVAYGGAQRTVQQFGGRLFDFEPTDPSQIPGAVRRFAAERFDLIIGLGFATEPGIAAAAREFRDQRFALIDTATDAPNVASYVFRENEGTFLVGYIAGRLSQTGVVGFVGGMDIPLIHKFEVGYREGVRRACPACRVVVNYVGNTPAAFSDPARAKEIAAFQKSQGADIIYAAAGASGLGVFDYVKQTRCIKAAELPRGLRFRSNPFATVPKYEAYTRECAGDTRPMFFIGGDGNLNFLGDTDNNPATLNHALTCMLKRVDVAAQRAVESVARGSFQGGLVSLGLRENGLGYALDTYNQALLSESLRREVNAIRQSIVAGRIVVPDKR
- a CDS encoding DUF4139 domain-containing protein — protein: MGRKLLLLAVVLFGMAQAQETVIYRGFAELRQSQTLPQNEWIWEPGETLFQSLVPGTLRLIGVSEQSRRVQVAAQQSPLAAYVGKEVQFYWEGQWRKATLVSAERNLYLYEGRYLVGLPGTVAYPDPGGFSAVPGPKVIFRYQGGGSGTLAYLTRGLTWNLRYTLEDGELTGWATLTNGLGRTVRLGRTDLVAGSVPLLEGGFSVPAPRPETRMLQAAPAASDVAEAEFVGEAAGTYRYRLPGEVTLEPGLTELPFIRTRVQPVYLWRLQTGFSTERELAFVRGFRFAAPENLAAGVVSVREQGVFVGQAATGDTAKGNQVNLMLGPDPEGRATRQVEQQARNRFRVTTQVQNPKPYAVEVEIQEAMPQPFTLEGEGLERLPEGYRLRFTLAPNQSRSYTYTLILQQR
- a CDS encoding ABC transporter ATP-binding protein — protein: MSAVVPETTTANLVEVTHLKKWFPIRGGILSRVVANVKAVNDVSFGVKKGEVLGLVGESGSGKTTVGRTILRLIEPTEGTISFQGQDITHIPKNQLRTYRRKMQIIFQDPFASLNPRMTVGDIIAEPLVIHNLEGSAQARNDRVAELLQLVGLNPDHVRRYPHEFSGGQRQRIGIARALAVRPEFIVADEPVSALDVSIQAQVVNLLQDLKEQLGLTILFIAHDLAVVEYISDRIAVMYLGKVMELAPSRDLYLKPRHPYTEALLSAIPTPDPTIKRERIVLQGDIPSPINPPSGCVFRTRCRYAIAECANTVPELKEVAPGHFKACIRDDIPGLS
- a CDS encoding ABC transporter ATP-binding protein, with the protein product MDEKRLVDVTDLKVHFFTDDGVVKAVDGVSFHIDKGETLAVVGESGSGKSVASLAMMRLIPNPPGKIVGGQVLFRGKDGKTRDLVKEDEATMRKIRGNDIAMIFQEPMTSLNPVYTVGDQIAEAIVLHQGKSKKEALDQAAEMLDLVGIPEPKKRLSNYPHQMSGGMRQRVMIAMALSCNPSLLIADEPTTALDVTIQAQILELMNKLREEIGMSILFITHNLGVVAEMADRVVVMYAGRAVEEADVVPTFKKPLHPYTMGLLNSVPRLDLAATHQQRLEAIPGNVPNPLNLPQGCAFHPRCKFFKPGLCDQDIPVLQDAGNGHMVRCVRWAEIQKGEVVGA